The window CCCTTTGTTCCAAACCTTCCAGCTCTACCAACCTATACCATATAACCAGTGTGCTGATAATAAGTTCACGCTTCTAAGATTGCCTAAAGAGAATCAATAATCTATATAACAATTCAGGactttataaataaaacattacataCCCTGTGAAGATAAGTATCAGCAGAATCTGGCATGTCGTAGTTGATGACAATGTTCACACGCTCAATGTCAATTCCTCTCCCTACCAAGTCTGTCGCCACCAGAATTCTCTTGTGCCCTTCCTTGAAACTTTTGTAGTGAGTCAGCCTACATATCATATCATAGTGTTAGTGTTAAGAGTTGGTTTCTAGAACTTGAAAAAGTAACAAGGTTGATTCAGAATAAATAATGTTGTGGGAAAAATACACACCTCTCTTCCTGAGACATGCCAGAGTGAATGCATATCGAGGGGAAATTGCATTCGATAAGCAACTTGTTCAGCTCCCCAGCTCTGCTAACGCTCTTCACAAAGATAACAACTTGATTGAAGTCCAATGCATCGAGAAGGTCATTCAACTTGCGGTTTTTCTCCATCTCGCTCAGTTTGATGTAGTGCTGTTACAATAACAGGTATCAAACATAGTTGAACAGTCagataaaaaatagtaataatatcAACCAATATGAAAAGTAGAAGACCTAGACGCGAGTTAAATTACCTGGACAAGTCCATGAAGAGTCAATTTCGCTTCATCATCAACATAAATCTCCATTGGCTGAAAGGAATAGATATCAGAGTAAAGTGTATTAGCAAGCCTTCCTCAGGTAATGATTTTCATTACAGAATCGAGGACGGATGAAAGACCCCCAAACTGAGATCCTCGTCCACCAGGTTTAAATCCTCGATGATCAATATTGCTCGGAACAATAAGGCTCGTAAAACTGATCATGATGAAACCTTGAGACCTCACTACACCCCGACTCAAAACCTATGCCGCACCATTAGCATTGCAAATattaaatagaaagaaaaacataaaaagacaGAAGACCCACTGAGGAAAGACATAACTTAACCACACCAAGCTATGTTACATCTCCAGTTCCCTATTCTCTAAACACCTACATACTACCCAAGTCATTATTGGATTGAGACCGCGCGTCCAAGGATCAAATGGCAGATCTCTCGTGCCAGAAGGTTCAAGACTACAGAACGTGTAAACCGAGAAAGTATTGGTCGTGGGACATTACATCTTGCATAAATTTCTTGCAGACAGGGCGTATCTCTTTGCTGAGCGTTGCTGAGAACATCATAACTTGTTTGTCGTGAGGAGTCATCTTGAAAATCTCCTGCACATCCCTCCGCATGTCTGATAAAATAAGAGTGAAAAACGTTAAAACATACAATTAACACGAGGATATAATTAAGGCATTAGTGAGAGATATAATTAAACACGAGGATGTTAAAGATCAGCATACCTAGTGACTCGAGCATTTTATCACACTCGTCGAGAATAAAATGCCTCACATTCTTCAAAGAGAGATCTTTGTCCCTGGCGAGTCCAAGAACCCGACCAGGTGTTCCAACAACAATGTGAGGACATTCATTCTTCAGCAATTCTTTGTGAATTTTGTTGTTGACTCCTCCATAGAACACTGAAACCTTCGTATCAGGCAGGTAGGTACTGAATCGCACGAACTCATTGCAGATCTGCAAGCAATTTTCATCATCAAAGTATGATCAGCATGAGAAAGTTGGGGATATTCACCAGAACTAAAGTAAAGGAAGTAAATAGGACATACCTGGTAAGCTAACTCTCTTGTATGGCACAGGATAAGTGCAGACACCTGGCCAGGAGTAGGCTCGATCTGTTGTAGAGTCGAGAGCACAAACACAGCAGTCTTTCCCATACCAGATTTAGCTTGGCAGATaacatccatgcccaagatagCTTGAGGGATACATTCATGTTGCACTGATGGAGAACCAAAGAAAATTGCACCGAAGGAACCGTTTATAAGTAGAATATAACCTCCATATCTTTAAAATTGGTGGCTTTAGGAAATGCTAAGCCACTCCAAATCAAAAGATTGAAATAGCGTTTTTACCTGGAAAAGTAATCAATGAGATGTCAGTGGACAATACAAAATCAATCATAACAAAGATTCGAACTTCATGATCAAGACATCCTCTCAAAACTAGTCAAGTTATCTTACAGCAACCTATCTTCTCAAACTTAGGTTATAAACATAGGACGAATAGATGTATAAAGTATACCATAAACCAACCTATCTGTGATAAATATAGGACCAAGATAGATATGTACAGTATACTATACATCAACAAATCTTCTAGTAAGTACTTGTAGACTATTAAATTTAACTGAACAATCAAGCTAACAGGGGAAGTAATTTATGCATATTTACACCATACCATCCGATAATAAAATGGTACAAAGAGATTAGAAGGCGGAATACTCAAAAAAGACTGAAAGATACTTGCCTTCAGATGGATGCTCAAATCCAGAGTCAACAATAGCTCGGAGAAGCTCCGGCTTCAAAAGGAAGTCTCTGAATCCTGAACTGTGTATCCCAACGTAACCTCTgccacaaacaaacaaacaaaagctATTAGTTTCCAAGATAATTTGCGTTAATAACGGCTAATCTCACTGACAAACCACTAATGAAGCCTTCGTAATCTTAGCCCAAGCTTAAATTTAAGCATCCATATcgagaaggaaaagaaaaactcACTTCTTCACAGCGTCGCCGTTAACTTTATTCCCAGAATCGAGAACCTTCTCGTCCTCTTCCTCATAATCAAGGAGCTCCTCCTCATAGGCTTCGTTGTCCCTAGCGTCTCCCATAGTAAAGCAAATTCTACAAGCTGCACAGATACTTCCCTTAAGATTTCTAATCCCAAAACAAAAACCTCCGACGATAGTTATACGCAATTAGGTTATCGAGCTCCGACGAACTTTCAAAAAACATTGAGGTAGAAATTTACCTGAGAGAGAAGCAGATTTGGTTGGATCTCGATTTCGATTTGACGGAAAACAATTTAATGCCCTACGCCGCATTGATGTTCAGCGATAAATATATAGTAGGTACGGGTAACTAGATAGGGTTCCGAGCTGAGTGTATAATGGGCTTTATTGTAATGGGCCTACGATTTATAAGAATCGGCCTGCAAGTGAATGAAACGATTTCAATAAATGTGCAAGGCATCAACCCCAGGTTTGACTCGGTCAACTCTATCCATAGTCTCGTTGCTACATTTCTAACTTTAGTTTCAGATAACTCGACTAAgattatgttttcttttgaCTAAAAAGAGAGGTTAGTATGTTAGAGTTAGCAGCCAAGAGATGAGAACACAGTTTATCTCAAATTCGACGAAGATGTTTTGGAGAAATTTATCAAAATTCTTATAAACATTTTTCCTTCctgatttaaatattattgttccaaactaaaatttaatttcatGATTAAATTATGCATGGAGATGAACTGAAGCGGTTAAGAATGATAACTCTGTCAAGGGTCTTGTTCTTCTTTCCTTTGAGACTGCTCCCTTCACTTCAGATTTCAGCTTCAATGAACCTAACACTTCTGGAGCAGAATCCACAGGATGTTGAAGCTTGGATTAAGCACCGATGATGATGCTGAAGTTGAAGTTGATGAAGATATTGCTGATGGCTGACGGCTGGCGCTGTCGACAGCAAGATGAAGTTAATTAAAAGTTTCAAATCTTGTCACGTGCCATGTAATGCCGATGGCCAAATTAGTTAGTAATATTCTCTCTTGCCAAAAGGCACTCAACgtccttttattttttagatacAAATAACttcaacattatcttttgttaTCTATTTAGATATAGAGAAACCATAACTAAAAGATAGGACAGTTTGATGGGGAGTTAGTAGTCAACAAATCATACAATGGGTTAGGTAAACATTTGGACATCTCCCATTTTCTTAGTTCGCGGAAGTGGTCCAAACGAAAgggatatatgaactataaaataatatcacTGTTATTAAACCATTTTTATCCatacaaaataattaatctAGCAAAAAAAAACCTGAAATCGACAAACTCTTCATGTGAAAATGGAGAAAGCCACCactattttgtgtgtgtttggaTAATGATATGTCACAATCTCTAAACTAAAACATCCACAACCTCGTTGTGATGACTCCATTGAGAAGAGTCTTAATCTAATGTATAAAAGAAAGATTCAAAAACTAAAACCTTTATAAACATTTGTGATGACTCCATTGACATCGGTGATGATCAACTATTAGAATGACACTATATATGATTTTTCCTAGAAGGTAAAAACATTGTGACGGTTTTACCTCATCCGTCAGAAAATTTTGACTTGTTAATAAGTTGAACGAAGATACTTATTAAGACAAAGATGCATAAATTCGATAAACCAAAAGAACATAAATTCGATAATGAACATAGGAAAATAGATCACAATACACTCGGTGTTATTTTATGGAACAGTGATTTCACATGCAGTTAGGTCTGTGACTTTTGTTTTCGATGCTCATTAGATGTGGGTGGGTAATTATACCATATAGAAGTAAAACCTCCTATGAAACTTTTATTTCTACCTCCAATGAATCTTGAGGAGAAGAAGTTGATGTTGTATGACCGCACCAACGAAAGCATAACCTTCAAATGCAATTGGTTTATGCCAGGACGGTGTGGTTGGTAATAAATTAACATCACTTGGAGTAAGTGGCGTTATTCAACTCCATACAGTTTCTTCAACACACTTCCTAAATCCTAGTGTATAATATTAAGCCAATTAGTAACATAATAATAACAAACACAACAAGAAAGCTGCACATTTCAACAAAGCTATTATTTTTGACATACATCCCAACTGATTACATtcttatctataaaaatgtctCAAACATCAAAAATCAAAGTCTTCAAAGATAGATGAATAACAGTCTTTGAAAGCTGAGTACCAACCTACAGAAGAAGACAAGTACATTATTAATCAATTACAAGTAGAGTGTCTCAATTTTCTTTCCCATTTTTTTATATCCCTGGATTCTGGATGCTAGagctagttaaaaaaaaaaaaaatcgttgttCCTTTATTTTCCCTAGCGGGTAAAGCACTTACAAGCAACAAATGCATTGAATCACAAATCAATCACACGAAACGCGCATTGGAGGCCACGTGAATTTGGTGAGACGCATGATCACACCTGAAAGCTGGACGCGCGTTGCCCAAACACCAATTTACTCCGGGAGTTTTATGAACCCAAACTATCTGGCTTTGACTGCGATTTGTGGACCCATTTATTGACTAAAGGGCAACACTTGTAAAAAAATTTGGAGACCATGATGTTGTTCATGACATGTTTAAAAATCTTATTCACTGAGCCAATTTTAGGGTAAttctcttcatttttttctataagatacttattttgtttgtaaacaaattacttttaaaatgaattacggatttaaccaaaaaactaaatcaaataaattttcatttagATTAGGATTTTGTTTCCAATCATGTAAGCTAAACTAAACAACACTAAACTAACATAAACTTTATTACTAGTTTAttggaaaaaatctaattacaaATAGTATCTTCCCTAAACTGAAAAAATTCTGTTGGGTTCTAAACTataaagaacaaaaatatacatactATTATGACTATTAATTTATAAGAAATACTAGATTTATACTTAAATATCATACTATtttcataaacaaaatattttgttcttTTGGAAAACGTTCTCAATTAATTTAGTGATTACTACTGATTATCTTCTAATTATTCGTCACTATCTTCACATTATTATCGTctaattcttttaaattttaatacataaaacGATAAATGAGACAACATGGAAGTGCTACATTATGGATGGACTGATGTAAGTTCCGGCTGGTTTCTGCGTGAACTTTGAGGATCCTCCACATTTATGCTTTAGCTCTTTGGATAGAAGTTTATTTTAGGTCTTCTACATGTTTCTCCGAAGTTTCTCCGACCTGTTCCTATCTTTTTGGGAGATCGATGTGCTCTGCTCTTTGGACTGCTCGAGGCTATTTTCTTTCTTACATCTTGGCTTTTGGCTGATCTTAGAATTTGTTGTCATCCTTTATTTATAGGTGTCTATTAGTTATCTTTATGGCTCTGGAAAGATTTCGATCTTTGCCGGCTTCTGGCTCTGGAAGGAAAGTGTtccttgccggcttatgtgtatTCGACTGCATTTTACCCGTTTTAATATTAATCcaacagatgacaaaaaaaaaagacaacatGGAAGAGCACAACTGAACCACTTCTCTCAAAAAAAACCCAAACACACTATAAAACCCCTCTTCTCGCTCTCCCTCTGTTCATCTTGCTGAACCCCCACCCCCACCACCACCGTCGTCCTCCGACTCAGACCCAACCTCATCATCACACAATGGGGAAAGGCGGAACCCTCAGCGACAgcgtgataaaaaaaatcatcctCTCTTACAGCTACGTAGCGATATGGATCTTCCTAAGCTTCACAGTAATCGTCTACAACAAATACATCCTCGACAAGAAGCTCTACAACTGGCCTTACCCCATCACCCTCACCATGATCCACATGTCCTTCTGCTCCACCTTAGCAATCCTCCTCATCAAAGTGTTTAAACTCGTCGAGCCGGTGTCCATGTCTCGCGAGACTTACCTCAGATCAGTCGTCCCTATAGGAGCGTTGTACTCTCTCTCCTTATGGTTATCCAACTCCGCTTACATCTACCTCTCCGTCTCCTTCATACAGATGCTCAAAGCTCTGATGCCTGTCGCGGTTTACTCCATTGGCGTCTTACTCAAGAAAGAATCGTTCAAGTCTGATACCATGACGAACATGTTATCCATCTCCTTCGGTGTCGCGATCGCTGCTTACGGTGAAGCGAGGTTCGACGTGTTTGGTGTGTTTCTCCAGCTCGGAGCGGTTGCTTTCGAGGCGACTCGTTTGGTTCTGATTCAGATCTTGCTCACGTCCAAAGGAATCAACCTTAACCCCATCACGTCTTTGTACTACGTCGCTCCTTGTTGTTTAGCGTTCTTGTTTATCCCCTGGATCTACGTGGAGTTTCCTGTTCTTAGAGACACGTCTAGCTTCCGCTTCGATTACGTCATCTTCGGGACGAACTCGTTGTGTGCGTTCGCTTTGAACCTTGCTGTGTTTCTTCTCGTGGGGAAGACTTCGGCATTGACTATGAATGTTGCTGGTGTGGTTAAAGATTGGCTGTTGATTGCTTTCTCTTGGTCTGTGATTAAGGATACTGTGACTCCTGTTAACCTTTTTGGGTATGGGGTTGCGTTTTTGGGGGTTGCGTATTATAATCACGCGAAGTTAAAGGGGTTGAAGGCGAAAGAGGCTCAGAAGAAGGTTCAGCAAGGGGATGAAGAGGGTGGGAGGTTGTTGGAAGTGAGGAAAGGTGGTGATGGTGATGGTAAGAAGAATGAGTCTGCGaactagtttttattttttttgactCAGAAGGAAGACAAGACACATAATAAAAGCATGGAAGTGATATGCTCATAGGTAGTGATGCTAGAATCTTTTGTTGCTTTCCTCTTTGTTTAaaagtttttcttttatctcttttggttttgttttcttcaagTTATTTATGATTACAATTGTGTTACCAAACTTTTGTTATGGATGGTAGATTTTGTGAATCTAATGGTGTTACTATGGTGTGTTACCAAATCTTTGCCATGTTTTGATTAATAATCGGTATTATTTTTGTCTTGATCGATCAAAGTAGTAGCTTGAGTGAGAATGTAGATTAGGGAATCAAAGCAATCTAGTAAAGGTAGTTCAGGAACAAGAGATTGATGAAAGTGAAGATGTGGAAGAGCATTTCTATGGTGAGAATGATAATGAATCCGAATTAAGCAGTGACGATGGAAAGGAGATAAGAGAAAGAAGCTTTGACTATTCTCACGGTTTTGTCTATTGAAGTATTGAGTAAtgaccttttttattttgtctcTGATCGTTAGACATTAGAGTACGTTCAACGAAAAAAAAAAGCCTCAGACATGAGTTAACAAAAATGTGCACATCAATCTAACAAACTGCAACATGACATTAAAAAGCAACAAACTCAGTACAaactaacaaatacaaaatcttcttcagcttcttcaggACTAAGTGTCACTTATTAGTGTACCAAAGGCTCTGCGAATTGGCTAGAGTCACATAGTGTTTACCATTCTTTTAATCGCGGCTGATCTTCTCTCATCCGGTTCTTCAATTGCTCTATCCGCCAATACATGCTAGCACATTGAGCTCCTCTCGCCTAACTTGAGTTTCAGATACATATATTTCTTTGAGGAAAGGACTGGGCATTTCATTTCATAGCACCCATCAACTTTTCAGAAATAAAAAACAGAGGAATACACTAGATAACAAAAAATAGAGAACCATTAACTTTAAATGTTTCACCATGGCCACCACCTCTCAAGCTCTCTTAGTGTTCATTAACATCAAGGGACCTTCACCATTGGACTAGCCCCCATTCTCCTATCTTCCAAAAGTCATCGCTTTCCAGCTTGAACTCAAAGAGAATCTCCCTGGAAGTAACCTCTGATTGGAACGAGAATGTGTACAGATGCCCTGCTAAAGCCGGAAACAGACTTTCACTTCTATTTTAAACTTAACAATCACTTCCGTTGATTCCTCATTATAACAAGTGTCATGGTAGCAAGATGCAAACTTTAAATTTCATGGATATTGGAAGAGGATTTTGATTCAATTTGATAGTCAATGGACCTCCACCAGTAGCTCGGTGAGTGAAGTATTCAGGCACTTGTCCACCTGGTAAGACTGCAGATCTACTATTACTCTGGATGATGAGGTCTCTCGCCTCTTGATTCAGTTTGAAGCAGTTGGCAAATTTGAGCCAAACGAATTGATTGGGAAAGGACCATTGTAGTATCTCCAGGGACTTGCAGTCACTTGCATCAATGAAATCGATGTACTCCAAAATCGGTGGGACTGATACCAACTTTCGGCATCCTTTGAGGGAGAATGCTTTCAGACGAGACATTTTCCGGGCCCACGGAGGAACCTCTTGTAAAGTCCTTGAGGTTTTCAAAGTCCTTGAGGGAGATCAAGTTCAACCAAAGATTGGTAGGAAGGACCTCGAGCTTATCGCATCCTATTAATATCAGCCTCTGCAACTTCTACATAATGTCCCAAGAACCTAAAAACCAACAGCTGCTTAGTACCTTGCTTAAGGTAAGAGATCAGAGTAAGAGCCAAGGGTTTTATGTTTGCTCTGTCAAAATTTGCTTAAGGTTTGTAGTATGTTATAATGTTCTACCAGATTACCAAGTCCAGAGGCACAGCACTTTATATGGGTATCAGGTTACATATCAAACATCTTCTTaattaattagaatatatatggGTATTTATTTAGTTTCAATATTAACAACAGTTGATGAGCAAGAGATTGATGATGAAAGTGAAGAAGGGGAAAAAGATGTAGAAGAGCATTTCTGTGGTGAGAATGATACAAAATCTTCTTCAGCCTCGTCACTATACTAAGCATAACTTATTAGTGTACCAAAGGCTCTGCATACTGGCTCGCGTCAACACATGCGTTATACACACATCGATCTCCTCACCTAAATTTGAGTTTCAGATACATACATTTAGTTGAGGAAAGGACtcgtagagaaaaaaaaaagagaggcatTAACTTCATACGTTTCACATTTGCCATGGCCACCATGTTCATCAATATCAAGGGACCTCCTATTGTTGGACTATCCCGCATTCTCCTATCTTCCAATCGTCATCATCGCTCATCAACTTGAACTCAAAGAGAAGCTTCCTGGAAGTGACTTCTAAGTTGATACGGAATGTGTACAGATGCTCCGCTAAAGCCGGATATAATCcaaatatgatattattatttacaaCATCCACTCTCCTTGATTTCTCTTTAGAGCAAGCTTCATGGTCACCTTTATTAAGCAGCAAGATGCAAGCTTTAAATGTCATGGATTCTGGAAGAGGATTTTGATTCAATTTGATAGTCAATGGACCTCCACCAGTAGCTCGGTGAGTGAAGTATGGAGGCACTTGTCCACCTGGTAAGACTGCATGTTCACTACTAGCCTGGATGATGAGGTCTCTCGCCTCTTGATTCAGTTTGAAGCAGTTGGCGAAGGTGAGCCTACGGATTTGATCGGAAAAGGAACACTCTAGTATCTCCAGGGAGTCACAGTCATTTGCATATATAGAATGAGTGGACTCCGAAATCGGCGGGAGTCTTACCAACTTTCGGCATCCACTGAGGAAGAATCTATTCAGACGAGAGATTTGCTTGACCAATGGAGGAACCTCTTGTATCTCTGTGTCGGTCAAGGAAAGGCTTGTAATTCTTTCGAGAGCATGAGGGAATTCCTTGAGGTTTTCAAAGTATGACATGTGCAACTCTTTAAGATGAGGCCATGACCTGATCGAGGGAGGCACTTGTTCTATTGCAGTTCCTCTGAGGTTGAGCTTTTCAAGGTTTGTGGAGATCTGGGGAAAACTTTTCAACATGGAGCAATCACTGAGATTAAGTTCAAGCAAAGATTCCAAGTTGATGTTGGTGGGAAGGACCTCTAGCCTAATGCATCCTTCTAATCTCAGCCACCGCAACTTCTGAAGGTTCCCAATGAAAAGAGGAAGTTCCACCAGTTTTGAGCAACTACTAAGGACCAAGTTCTCTAGATTAGTGGCATTCCCAATAAAGGAAGGGACCTCCAACAATTGTGGTAGACTACTGATATTCAATTCTCGGAGGTTGACGGCATTTCCGATAGTGGAGAAATCCCCGAGATCAAGACTTGAGCATCCAGCGATATCAAGTTCATTCAAATATTCCAAGTTGATGTTGGTGGGAAGAACCTCTAGCTTACTGCATCCTTTTAATCTCAGCCTTTTCAACTTCTTAAGGTTTCTAAGAGAGAGAGGAAGTTCCACCATATTTAAGCAATTACGAAGATCCAAGTACTCCAAGTTGGTGGCATTCCCAACATAAGAAGGGAGCTCCAACAGATTTGGGAAACTACTAAGATCCAATTCTTGGAGATTAACGGCATTCCCAATAAAGGAGGGAAACTCCACAAGACTTGAGCATCCACCGATATTTAGTTTCTCCAGACTATTTCCACTCATAGAAGGGAGTTTGACTAGACTCGAGCAATCATAAAGATACAATTTCTCAAGGTTAGTGGCAGTTGAGAGATCCGGAAGCTCCTTCAAGTTTACAGAATAACCCAAATCCATCCACTTTAGACACCGAAGCGGCTGTACAGATAAATTACAAAACATGTTTTATACACTTTAGTAATGAAACAGATGAGAACCACACATCAAACGAACATAAAGGAGTGTGTGCCAATATCAGTTCCTTATAACTAACAAATGTACAAATGATAATTCGAAAGAAAGAAACAGACGGAGCAACACTAgtataaaaactaaataaatggGTATCGCAAGATCACTCTTTTTTATAGCTAAAGATTGTACAAATGATAGATTCAAAACAAAGTGAAATAACGAAAAACAACTTACTTTACATCCTTCCCACAACTTCTCAAGCTTGCTGTAAGGCATGACTAGTTCGACAAGGAACTCCAAGTTTACAGTGCAAGGTAAACATGTCATTGGAAAATGTCTCCACTCTAGTAATCGAAGTTTATGAGACAGATAGTTCAGACCTCCAGTTATTTGCAGTGCATCGGTAAAACCACAAACTTTTAAGAATTGGAGATTTGACATTCCTTCAAATGCTTTCTCACTTATATCTATTTCTTCCCTGATTCTATAGTATTCGAACTTTATGCCTATGACACTTTTACTACCCTGAAATAaaagaccaaacaaaaaaatatagtttgtCAGTTaacaaataaactaaaaatttcCAGGGAGCAATGCAATGAAAGCCACTTACTGTTGCACCACCAGTCAGTACTTCACAAATATCTCTTTTGTCGTACAGAAACTGACGCTGTCCAGGCTCATGAATAGATTGTTTACAAACAATTTCTCTACCTAGTTTTTCTAGCAAACTATGCATCCTTATACGTCCTGAGTCAATAGATATGAGAGATTTCTCAGCTAAGACTTTAAGTCTTTGCCTCACATACAAGAACCTCTTTGCAAGATGCTCTTCCATTTTGTGAATCTGCTCAGAGCTAAAGAAGCAGGCTATATGAAGAAACAAATCTTTATCTTCATCGTCTAAGGCATCATAACTGAATTTCAAAATGCTTTGAATATCAGTGTCAAGGCTATCTCTTAATCTTGGTAGTGAATTTGTCCAGTCTTCCTTGGACATTCCCCGAAGGTAGGAACCCATAACCCTTAGCCCCAATGGGAGTTCACCAGAAAGACTTGTAACTTCTCGAGCAAGCTCCTCAAAACCATATTTAGGGAAATTTTGACCAAAACAATACGTACAAAATATTTGGAGAGCCTCATCATTTGTTGGAAGATTCACTTCGTAAATATGGTTGATCCCATGTGCTCTAAAAAGTTTCTGATCTTGTGTTGTGATTATAATCCGACTACCGGGACCAAACCACCAAGTCTCTTTCGCCATCGCATCTAGTTGTACTGACCGGTTCACGCCATCAAGAACAACAAGAACTTTCTTGTCCCTCAACCTATTTGACACAACACCGAAATGAGATACAACCATATCCTTATGATCGGTTATTTGAGACATAAACTGTTGCTGTAATTGCAACTTTACGCTGTAGTCATCGGAACACAGTCTTGAAGAGTTTGCTTTGAGATCATCCATAAAGACACTCAGTTGAAAACTGTTGGAGAGTTGGTTGAATGCGACTCTAGCGATTGTGGTCTTCCCAATCCCAGGAGGACCCCAAATCCCAATCATCCTCACCTCATCTGAGCCTAGGCATAAGATTGATTTCAAATTTTCCCAATGAGCTCCCATCCCAACTAAACCATCGAAATCATTTGATGGTGTGAAATTATTCAGCATGTTCGAAGTATCAGTGGCGATTTTCTTGATCATGTCGGCTTCATTATCCCTAACAATAGGAGAGTTCAATGCATCCATTAAATAATCATATTCACATTCATAAAGAAATATGAAtctattgttttaaaaatgtatagagTAAGTGGGAATTAAAAGAACTAACCAGTTGCTTGAATGATAGCCAGCGATGGTAGCCACTTTGGCTAAAGCTTGTCTCCATCTCTCAATGCAATCCTTTGCTTTACCAGCAcaagttttcttaaaaaatttcCCAAAATCTCCGGTTAGCTTTTTCACATCAGAAGGATCCACTTTGTGGAAAATAGCCATTACAGTCTGACCAAACTCTTCTCTGCACTTCATAATCTCCACCAGTTCATCAAGACACCATTTTGAGGAGGCATAGTTTCTAGAGAGCAAGATAATTGCAATCTTTGATCCTCTGATGGCCCTGATCAGCTCTGGACCGATAGATTCTCCTCTTTTGATTTC of the Brassica rapa cultivar Chiifu-401-42 chromosome A03, CAAS_Brap_v3.01, whole genome shotgun sequence genome contains:
- the LOC103855905 gene encoding probable disease resistance protein RPP1 isoform X1, translated to MDSSFLLTTLAAAIGLLTVLRKLRFHQEDNREKDPSSSSTSSSLSPSTVHLPSSSHIWTHDVFPSFRGEDVRRDFFSHIQREFERKGITPFIDNEIKRGESIGPELIRAIRGSKIAIILLSRNYASSKWCLDELVEIMKCREEFGQTVMAIFHKVDPSDVKKLTGDFGKFFKKTCAGKAKDCIERWRQALAKVATIAGYHSSNWDNEADMIKKIATDTSNMLNNFTPSNDFDGLVGMGAHWENLKSILCLGSDEVRMIGIWGPPGIGKTTIARVAFNQLSNSFQLSVFMDDLKANSSRLCSDDYSVKLQLQQQFMSQITDHKDMVVSHFGVVSNRLRDKKVLVVLDGVNRSVQLDAMAKETWWFGPGSRIIITTQDQKLFRAHGINHIYEVNLPTNDEALQIFCTYCFGQNFPKYGFEELAREVTSLSGELPLGLRVMGSYLRGMSKEDWTNSLPRLRDSLDTDIQSILKFSYDALDDEDKDLFLHIACFFSSEQIHKMEEHLAKRFLYVRQRLKVLAEKSLISIDSGRIRMHSLLEKLGREIVCKQSIHEPGQRQFLYDKRDICEVLTGGATGSKSVIGIKFEYYRIREEIDISEKAFEGMSNLQFLKVCGFTDALQITGGLNYLSHKLRLLEWRHFPMTCLPCTVNLEFLVELVMPYSKLEKLWEGCKPLRCLKWMDLGYSVNLKELPDLSTATNLEKLYLYDCSSLVKLPSMSGNSLEKLNIGGCSSLVEFPSFIGNAVNLQELDLSSFPNLLELPSYVGNATNLEYLDLRNCLNMVELPLSLRNLKKLKRLRLKGCSKLEVLPTNINLEYLNELDIAGCSSLDLGDFSTIGNAVNLRELNISSLPQLLEVPSFIGNATNLENLVLSSCSKLVELPLFIGNLQKLRWLRLEGCIRLEVLPTNINLESLLELNLSDCSMLKSFPQISTNLEKLNLRGTAIEQVPPSIRSWPHLKELHMSYFENLKEFPHALERITSLSLTDTEIQEVPPLVKQISRLNRFFLSGCRKLVRLPPISESTHSIYANDCDSLEILECSFSDQIRRLTFANCFKLNQEARDLIIQASSEHAVLPGGQVPPYFTHRATGGGPLTIKLNQNPLPESMTFKACILLLNKGDHEACSKEKSRRVDVVNNNIIFGLYPALAEHLYTFRINLEVTSRKLLFEFKLMSDDDDWKIGECGIVQQ